GGGCAAGGCCCCTGCAGTTTTACTGTGACGGATAAGGAAGGTAATGTTTATGAATATGGCAATACTGATGATTCACAAGTTTTCGCATGTGGATCCCTTTTTTCAAGTGGAAATAAAGCAGGTTCCATCAACAGTTGGTTTATTAATAAGCAAACTGATTTAAACGGCAATCAAATTCAATTCAGCTATACAGAAAATCCACAAACCGTTTCTGGAACTCCGATCACTAATACTGCGAATAAAGGTGTGTCATATCCGGATATAATATCGTATACAATTAATGAAAAGGCCAATTTGCCTGCGCAGCGATTAGTCTGTTTTTATTATGAACCCAGACCAGATACAGCAGTTCACTATTTGGGTGGCGGGCTCATGCAAACCATGGCTCGATTATCAAAGATCAGGACATTTATCATTGATGAAAAGAATGACACCACCCTTATCACTGAATATCAAATTGTTTATCAAACTAATACGCCTTTAAATATCAGCAGGGTAGCCCAAATCAAAGAAGTCGGAGCGAATGGAGTCGTATATGCAGCAGATGCATATGATTGGACGAATGGGCTACAGCAAATGATCAAACAGTCATTTTCTTATCCCGGGTCATATACTGAAACAGGATTTGAAGGTGATTTTAATGCAGATGGCAGAACAGATTTATTGATTAATAACAATGGTAAAATTTCATCCATCTATTTGGCGTCGGAAGGAGGATTTCATAATTCTCCATTAGATACAACTATCATTTTAAGTAATTTTGAATTTATTGCCGATTTTAATGGAGATGGTCGAACTGATGTTTTTACAGGTTCAAGTGCAGCAGCCAATTTATTTCTATCAACAGGAACTTCATTTAACAGGATTAGTATTCAAACAGATAGTATTAAATGGCCAAGCACTTCCTGTAGCTCCTGCTTTTGGTCTGCGGATTTTAATGGGGATGGAAAAAGTGATTTGTTGAGCATTTCCGGTATTGAAGCTTATATCAGTTTCTCGAAAGGAAATGGATTTACTGCTTTTTACCCATTTCAATTTCCGGCATTAAACGTTGGTAAGAATTTAATATCCGATTTTAATGGAGATGGACTTGCAGATTTTTTAGCAGCTGGAGTTGATTCAATTTACTTGTCTAATTGGTCAATTGCAAAAGGCTTTTTACCTGGTATTTATGCAAATACGCATTTTGATAATAACAGTTCTTATTTTTTTTCCGATTTCAACGGAGATAATTTAGCTGATTTAGTGGGCCAAACCGGGCAAGTTTTTTCAATATATCTGTCGAATGGATATGGAATTCAATCCGGAGTTCCCATTAATACGGGGTCTATTAATATGGAAAACAGTTGGCTAGGTGATTATAATGCCGACGGTATGATGGATCTGCTAAGTGGTAGTGGATCTACATATGGGATATACTATTCCAATGGTTTTAATTTTTCGTTTTGGCCTTTGACGGGTTTTAATTTTGCGAATCAAAGCATTTGGGTAGGAGATTTTAATGGAGATGGTTTAACCGATGTGTTTAATGCGAATACCCAGTCATTATATCTAATTACAGATTCGTCGAAGACATATAAAAATTATAATCAGTTACCCAATATGATATGGCTTTTTAGCAATGGTGTTGGGGGTAATATAGAATTAAAATATCAACCCATTTCTAATGATACGATCTATACGAAATCTTTAATTTCTGAAACAGCAGAGGGTCTCACTTTTGGGAGAGGTATTTTTAATTCTTTCAATGCACTTAATCTCTCACCGGTTCAAGGATCTAATTATCCGATGCGATTTACCCAAAATGGTATGTACGTAGTAACAGCTTATGCACAAACAGATGGGCTTGGAAATAGATATCCTTACCAATACCACTATGAAGGTGCAAAAGTGGATATATTAGGTGTTGGTTGGCTGGGATTTAAGATCAATACAAGAATTGATAGCTCCGCACAAAATGTTTCAAAAACAAATAATCTACAACACTTCCCGTTTACTGGAAATCAGGAAAGCACACTTTTAACTGATTTAGAGGGTAATATTCTCCGAACATCAAGAAATTATTACAGCGATAGTATTTCTGCTGATTATTCAAATGGAAAAATTTACCATATTACTGTAGATAAGTCCAGAAAAAGCTATTTCGACAACAATACATATAAATATACGACGGGTTACAATTATCAGTATGACCCTTATGGGAATAAAACACTTACCACAGATTTGGGTGACACAGCTCAGTCTAAAAATGTTGTCAACACATTGGCGACTTATCTCAATGATACTGAAGACTGGCACATAGGATATCAATTGACAAATGTGAATGCTTCTGATCCAAAGGGAATGCATGTACTTAATGCGACAACGTATACTTACGATTCAATTACATTTAACCAAACATCATCTTCGCAATGGCTGAATACAAATAATATCTGGCTTACCCAGCAAACAGGGTTTGATCTTTGCGGCAATCAAAAGTACAATATCAATATTGCAGGAGATACAAGTTTTATCCAATATGATTCTTTTTACAACACATTTCCAATAAGTAGAATCTCGCCTCCAAATCAATGGGGAGAAAAGCTTGTGGTAAAAACATTTTACAATCCTGCTTTTGGCAAGGTGAGTCAGGCCATTGATGCTAACAGTAATATTTTTCAAATTCAATTGGATGCCTTAGGCAGAGATAGTTTGATTTTGGGACCCGACACCAGTGGAGTTATGACAATCCTTGCTAAACTTTTATACGTGCCCGACTCAATTGGTTATCAGGTTCAAAAAGCTGAACGAAATGATTGGGCAGGGCAATCATGGAATGTTAGTTCTCAATATTATGATGGAATGTTGCGCAATTACCTCAATACACAAAGTGATCAAAACGGGGAAACAATTCTTCAACAAACAACGTACAATGGTCATGGTAAAATTATCAGACAATCTACTCCATATCTGAAAACTAATTTAGCTCTCTATAGTTACAGGACATATGATCCTAATGGCAGGATCAGTAGCCTGACGTATCCTAAATCGAATACAGAAAGCGTGACTTCAAAATGGGCTTACAACGGGAAGCAAGTTACTTACTTTGATGCGGTTGGAAGCCAGGATTCGTCTTCATCAATTTATTATTTCGACTATTTTAATTCGTCAAAGCGAATCGTTCGGCACAATAATCAATCAAGACAAAATACTATATTTACCTATGACTTATTAGGTAATCAAATTTCCATCACTGATCCGGGAGGACTGACAACTGCACAGACCTATAATTCTCTCAGTAAACTCACTTCTACTCATAATCCGTCCAGTGGAAATGATTCACTTATCTATAATTATAATTTGCAGCAAATTATTTTAATAAAAAATAACCAAGATACGATTGTCAATACTTATGACAATTTGAATCGATTGTTATTACAATCAAAAGGCAAAGTTGTATTGTACCAGTTTGATTATGATTTGCCAGAATCCAAAAACGGAAAAAGTAAATTGTGTTCTGTGTTTGCACCACAAGAAAGAATCACTTATTCCTATCAATATAATTCTTACAATCAAAACATAAAAAGTACCTTAAAGCTAAAAAATGTACTCTATTCTGAAGCATTCTTCTTCAACCCAAATCAAAGTACTTCGAATATCATATATCCTGATTCTTCAGTAATGTCTTATAGCTATTATCCTAATCAGCAACTTAAAGAAATTTCTATGGCTGATCATGCAAATGGTTTTAAATCTAAGCATTATTTAAACTACCTTCAGTATGATGCAGAAGGCAATCAACTTTCTATTCAATATGGCAATCAGGTTGTTAGAAACGCTGATTATTTGGCATATGGTAAATTAAACCAATATGACATAACGGATGCACAGGGCAAACAAATATTAAACCTCGATTATATTTGGAATGATGCAAATCAACTTGTTTCCATTCAAGATAGTATAAATTCTGATTTTTCGCAGCACTTCTCATATCAGCCAACTGGCAGGTTGGATACTGCAGTAGGCAAATATGGGAAAAATATTTTTACATACGATTTATCTGGCAATTTGTTGGGTAAAGATTCTATCCAGTTTGCTTACAAAAATTATCAGGTAACGAATGGCATCAAAAATGGGAAGCAAGTATTTACTGCAAAATATGATGTAAAAGGAAATTTGCAACAGCGCTCCAGGATACTAAAAGGAGATTCTTCTGCCCTATCATATGACTATGATGTTTTTAATAGGCTGATAAGGATTCGCCAAAAGAAAGACACATTGTTTATATTTCTTTATAATTACAATGGTCAACGTATCGGCAAAGTCGATGTGCAAAATAAAGAAACGACTCTTTATATTTCGCCTTATTACGAAATTAGCATGACACCGGATTCTACATATTATACAAAATATGTGGTCTCACCTACAAACATAGTGGCAGCAGTAACACAGGTTAAAAGCAAAAAATCGAATTTTAAAAACACAAGAACTACCTACTACCACCAGAATTTTGTAAACACTACTAGTCTTACAACAAATGAACAAGGAAGTTTGTCTACGCAAATTCACTATACTCCATTCGGTGAACAATATGCAATAACAGGAACTGGTAAAGTTAGATACACATTCGGTAGTAAGGAATTGGATAAAACTGGTCTGTATTATTTTAATGCCCGTTATTATGATCCTGTTACGACGCGTTTTATTTCTGCCGACGACAGACCGGGTGGGGGTATGACGCAAACAGATGCCTATAACTATTATGCTTATACACTTAATAACCCGATCAAATACTATGATCCCAGCGGACATGATGTGTTATCTGATTTTGCAATCCTTATGGTTATAGGTGTTGAAGTGGGCGCTGACATTTTAACAGATGGGGCATTAACTCCGGAAGAAGCAGTTTTGGATGAAGCTGCTTTAGATGCAAAAGGCGCTGAGGAAGTGGGTGGAGATTTTTTGAAAGCATTAAAAAAGAGCAAAGGGACTGTCGTAAGTGACGAACAACGGGTGAGTATTTATAAAGCAAAGAGAAGTGTTGTTTCTGAAGCCGACTCTGGAGACGACAATGCATTTATGCAACGCTATAGTCGTAAGCCATCTGGGGAGTGTGAAATGCTTCGAATGAGCGGTGAGGATAAATTCGGTAATTCTGTCTTTAAAAGTATTGGAGGATTTCCGGATGAGGATGTTGAATCACTTTCAAAGAAAGCATTAAAAAGGAGCTTAAAAAATGATAACATTGTGAATTTTACTTTATCGTTTGATAAATATGAATTGAAACTGGGTGATGATGATTTAATACACTCTACGATTGCTGGTCAAGGTCGCGATGTATATAGTGCAGGAAAAATACAAATCAAAAAAGGAAACTTACTGGTTTATCCTCATAGTGGGCATTATAAGGCGGATGCAACTGCAATAAAAATGACGGATCCCATGTGGAGGATGCTAAAAGAACAAAAGGGACTTAAGTTTAGGAAAATAAAATATATGGACAGTCAAATTTATTAATATTGGAAAATGTTCTCGCTTGTTTTTTGATTAATATTTAGTAATTGTAGGTTATACTTTCAATTAACGACGTATGTAATCCAATTTCAACAAAAATGGAAGTCGAACTAATATGAGTAATATTAGATGAGGAACTTCCTGGGAGATTGTATAAGGAATATGTTTTAGGTATTTACTGAATGAAAATGCAATTTGTTAATGTTAATTTTTGTGATCGAAAAGCTTTAGTTGGTAAAGTTGTTAATACTTTCAACTTAGCTTGGGAAAAATTTATTCAATAATTTATTCACCAACGTGTTGTTCGCTTACATTTTGTGTTGGCGTAGTAAAATTTTATTTCAACATACCCAATTGGGCCAATAGCGATCCGGAATCCTGGTAATTATGTATGCTTACAATCTTTCCATTTTCTATCCGATGTGTTTCACTCACATATAATGTGACGATTTTGCCGGTAGCAGGTAAAGTATCGCCTGGTATTATGAATGGCCCGGTATGTGTACCAATCGCTTCAAACTCTAGGGCTACATTGCCCTTATTATCTTCAAAAACATTTGTGTGCTTAATAATCATATCCGGAAATGCTGTTTTGAAACCCGTCATAAAATTTCTAAATTCTGCCTTACCGTTAAATGTTTGTCCAGAGGCATAATTGATGACTTGAATATTGTCTCCTACCAAAATGGCTACACTATCGAACTTATTTTCACTAAATAACAAATGGGCTTTTTTGCTGATAGCTGAATTATCGATTATTGCGCTTGTTTGTGGAGTCTGTTGCGTACAAGCTATTGCTGTAATTGCATAAACCAAAGTTGGAAGTAAATGTATGTTTTTCATATGATGTTGATTAAAATATTTTAAAATCGTGGCACGACTTTCGAAGTGCCACGTACATTTCTTGAATATTATTTTTTTGCTTTAACCGTGCTCATTTTTTGTTCACCTTTTAATTGAGCGAGCATTGTAGCGGCATCGAGCTCTACCCATGCCTCAGTTACTTTTCCAGCATCATTAAATTTATACACACCTAATGCGGAAACTTTAATTTTATTTCCACTCGCAGGATTGCCCATGAACATGCCTGTATTTGTTCCAGTCAACCAACCTTGTACGCTAACTGCACCATTGCCGGACGCAACAACTGTTAAACTGCGTTTCACATCTGGAAATCCTGATTTAAATCCTGTCACTCGTTTTTTTAACTCGTCGTTGGAGTTCGCTATCCCATTGAAATAATGTTTGGCGTCCGGTGCAAAATAGGATACTAACTTTTCGGTATCACCGGCATCTGCTGCAGCCATAATCCCAAGAGCAGCAGCTTCTGCGGCCATATTCGAAGGATCGAGTTTATCCATGATTCCGACAGCGTACAAAATTCCATTTGGATTCACTGATTTATGAGAAATGCAAAGTCCCTGATCATTCAATTCCACAATATCCATATCTTCCACCATCGCTTTTTTACCGGTATGAGGAATACCCATAAAACTTCCGGTATTGGTACCTGACACATTCATGGAGGTAGTATTTGTTTTTGCCTGCAGGAATAATTTCTTTGATGTCAAACTTCGTATCTGGAAATGCCGTTAAAAAAGATTTGTAAGCTTCAACAGCATTCCATACACCTTTGATCGGTTCGGGACTCAAGCCGAGTTCCATGAATTCCGGAGTGCACACACTGGCAAAACTTTTATAATCTTTCTTTTCCAGTGAAGCATAGGCCTTGCGAATATTGGCTTCCGCTTTTGCATGTGGATTGATACCTGCCATCAACTGTCCCTCAAATGACTTCATGTCGAATTTCGTGTCCAACATTTTAATTTTGCCTTTTCCATCGAGAAGAAATAGGGTAGTGAAGGCAAGACTAACTTTATTGCCAGTGGCTGGATTTCCCATGTTTGGACCTGTGTTGGTGGCTTTAAATATACCACTCACTACGACCTTGTTTCCATCGGCAAACCAATCTGAAATTTCGTGTTTCATACCTGGAAATGCGGTATTGAAATTTTCACCCACAGCTCGCCAGCTTTTTTTGTCAAAAGTTACAGGAGCAAAGGCTGCAGTCGCCTTAAAATCTTCTGTTAGTAAGGAAGCTGTAGCATCCAGGTCCCCTGCATCTAACCAATTAAAATAATGGGTAACAATTTGTTCGGCTCTTTTTTCCTGACTGATTATTGTGACGCTTGCAAAGAGTACAACAAACGCCGAAAGTAAAATTGTCTTTTTCATGTGTTTAAGATTTATTTTGTTTTTAAATTTGATTGAATTGCCTTGACGATTTTGAAAACGGATTTCTTTTATCGTCAATTCGGAAACATTTACGACTGGTTTTGATATTTGGATTTAGATCGGTGAAAAAATTTCTAAAAAAGTTTCTGCCGACAGTTAAATTTGAAGTCAGTTAATAAACATAATTGGAGGTTTTAGCTTCGAAATATATAGCCGAGTGCGAATTCGTTGAGCGTCTGAAAAGGGCTGAGCATTCGGCTTACAGCGAATTGTATGACCGTTACGGACAAGCCATTTATAAGGTCATTTTTGAAATTGCCAAATCAGAACCGGACACTGAAAATTTAGTGCAGGATACTTTTGTAAAAATCTGGCGCAATATTCAACTTTATGAGCCTACTAAAGGGAGACTTTTTACCTGGTTGGTCATTATAGCCCGTCGCGTAGCGCTGGATTTTGTGCGATCCAATTATTTT
The genomic region above belongs to Saprospiraceae bacterium and contains:
- a CDS encoding ester cyclase gives rise to the protein MNVSGTNTGSFMGIPHTGKKAMVEDMDIVELNDQGLCISHKSVNPNGILYAVGIMDKLDPSNMAAEAAALGIMAAADAGDTEKLVSYFAPDAKHYFNGIANSNDELKKRVTGFKSGFPDVKRSLTVVASGNGAVSVQGWLTGTNTGMFMGNPASGNKIKVSALGVYKFNDAGKVTEAWVELDAATMLAQLKGEQKMSTVKAKK
- a CDS encoding VCBS repeat-containing protein — encoded protein: MYRYLCSLVISLSIVWNTNDIIFAQSQLSAYTSTLNGAFKVNQNGGSTYSINISVPPGTNNAAPQLTINYNSQGGNGILGQGMSLSGIQSINRTGATYQQDGFKSGINYNAYDRFSLGSSRLMKVSSTGDGYFSSGAVYHTEIESWTKIVANGNCGQGPCSFTVTDKEGNVYEYGNTDDSQVFACGSLFSSGNKAGSINSWFINKQTDLNGNQIQFSYTENPQTVSGTPITNTANKGVSYPDIISYTINEKANLPAQRLVCFYYEPRPDTAVHYLGGGLMQTMARLSKIRTFIIDEKNDTTLITEYQIVYQTNTPLNISRVAQIKEVGANGVVYAADAYDWTNGLQQMIKQSFSYPGSYTETGFEGDFNADGRTDLLINNNGKISSIYLASEGGFHNSPLDTTIILSNFEFIADFNGDGRTDVFTGSSAAANLFLSTGTSFNRISIQTDSIKWPSTSCSSCFWSADFNGDGKSDLLSISGIEAYISFSKGNGFTAFYPFQFPALNVGKNLISDFNGDGLADFLAAGVDSIYLSNWSIAKGFLPGIYANTHFDNNSSYFFSDFNGDNLADLVGQTGQVFSIYLSNGYGIQSGVPINTGSINMENSWLGDYNADGMMDLLSGSGSTYGIYYSNGFNFSFWPLTGFNFANQSIWVGDFNGDGLTDVFNANTQSLYLITDSSKTYKNYNQLPNMIWLFSNGVGGNIELKYQPISNDTIYTKSLISETAEGLTFGRGIFNSFNALNLSPVQGSNYPMRFTQNGMYVVTAYAQTDGLGNRYPYQYHYEGAKVDILGVGWLGFKINTRIDSSAQNVSKTNNLQHFPFTGNQESTLLTDLEGNILRTSRNYYSDSISADYSNGKIYHITVDKSRKSYFDNNTYKYTTGYNYQYDPYGNKTLTTDLGDTAQSKNVVNTLATYLNDTEDWHIGYQLTNVNASDPKGMHVLNATTYTYDSITFNQTSSSQWLNTNNIWLTQQTGFDLCGNQKYNINIAGDTSFIQYDSFYNTFPISRISPPNQWGEKLVVKTFYNPAFGKVSQAIDANSNIFQIQLDALGRDSLILGPDTSGVMTILAKLLYVPDSIGYQVQKAERNDWAGQSWNVSSQYYDGMLRNYLNTQSDQNGETILQQTTYNGHGKIIRQSTPYLKTNLALYSYRTYDPNGRISSLTYPKSNTESVTSKWAYNGKQVTYFDAVGSQDSSSSIYYFDYFNSSKRIVRHNNQSRQNTIFTYDLLGNQISITDPGGLTTAQTYNSLSKLTSTHNPSSGNDSLIYNYNLQQIILIKNNQDTIVNTYDNLNRLLLQSKGKVVLYQFDYDLPESKNGKSKLCSVFAPQERITYSYQYNSYNQNIKSTLKLKNVLYSEAFFFNPNQSTSNIIYPDSSVMSYSYYPNQQLKEISMADHANGFKSKHYLNYLQYDAEGNQLSIQYGNQVVRNADYLAYGKLNQYDITDAQGKQILNLDYIWNDANQLVSIQDSINSDFSQHFSYQPTGRLDTAVGKYGKNIFTYDLSGNLLGKDSIQFAYKNYQVTNGIKNGKQVFTAKYDVKGNLQQRSRILKGDSSALSYDYDVFNRLIRIRQKKDTLFIFLYNYNGQRIGKVDVQNKETTLYISPYYEISMTPDSTYYTKYVVSPTNIVAAVTQVKSKKSNFKNTRTTYYHQNFVNTTSLTTNEQGSLSTQIHYTPFGEQYAITGTGKVRYTFGSKELDKTGLYYFNARYYDPVTTRFISADDRPGGGMTQTDAYNYYAYTLNNPIKYYDPSGHDVLSDFAILMVIGVEVGADILTDGALTPEEAVLDEAALDAKGAEEVGGDFLKALKKSKGTVVSDEQRVSIYKAKRSVVSEADSGDDNAFMQRYSRKPSGECEMLRMSGEDKFGNSVFKSIGGFPDEDVESLSKKALKRSLKNDNIVNFTLSFDKYELKLGDDDLIHSTIAGQGRDVYSAGKIQIKKGNLLVYPHSGHYKADATAIKMTDPMWRMLKEQKGLKFRKIKYMDSQIY
- a CDS encoding ester cyclase: MKNIHLLPTLVYAITAIACTQQTPQTSAIIDNSAISKKAHLLFSENKFDSVAILVGDNIQVINYASGQTFNGKAEFRNFMTGFKTAFPDMIIKHTNVFEDNKGNVALEFEAIGTHTGPFIIPGDTLPATGKIVTLYVSETHRIENGKIVSIHNYQDSGSLLAQLGMLK
- a CDS encoding ester cyclase, producing the protein MKKTILLSAFVVLFASVTIISQEKRAEQIVTHYFNWLDAGDLDATASLLTEDFKATAAFAPVTFDKKSWRAVGENFNTAFPGMKHEISDWFADGNKVVVSGIFKATNTGPNMGNPATGNKVSLAFTTLFLLDGKGKIKMLDTKFDMKSFEGQLMAGINPHAKAEANIRKAYASLEKKDYKSFASVCTPEFMELGLSPEPIKGVWNAVEAYKSFLTAFPDTKFDIKEIIPAGKNKYYLHECVRYQYRKFYGYSSYR
- a CDS encoding sigma-70 family RNA polymerase sigma factor, whose amino-acid sequence is MEVLASKYIAECEFVERLKRAEHSAYSELYDRYGQAIYKVIFEIAKSEPDTENLVQDTFVKIWRNIQLYEPTKGRLFTWLVIIARRVALDFVRSNYFLEKRKIQNEESAVAVAGPAPEMQRLDYLGLEKELDKLDSHLKQMIDYQYFRGYTMQEIADETGLPLGTVKTRTRTALLILRKNLKNV